CGCCGGCGGGTGTCGCGATCTGGTTGGGCGAGGGCGTCACCGTGTCGTCGGAACTCGGCGCGGGCTACGAGACCGCCGCCGGCGTGCGGGGCGAGACGCGGGGCTTCCGCGAACTGGACCGCGTCCGGCTCACGTGGCAGCCGCGCGACTGGACGCACGACACGACCTTGCAGCTCACGGTGAGTTCGGCGGGGGAGGGGCGGGCGAGGCTGGTGGTCCACCAGGAACGCCTGGCCGACGCGACCGAACGCGAGCAGCAGCGCCGGCACTGGAAGGGCGTCGTCGCCGCGCTCGTCGAAGCCCTGACGGCATTCGGCGATAAGCCGTCCGGGTGATCGCCTTGACCGGTAACGTAACCGTCACGACATTCGGCGGGTCGACGGCGGGCGAGGTGTGGACCGGTGCAGGGGGAGGCCGCGCGGCTGTTGGGGCGGTTCGGTCGCCGGTACGGGGCAGCCGTGCGCGTTGCCGCCCTGCCCCTCATCGGCGCGATCGCGCTGCTCCGGGTCTCGTCCGGGAGAACACCGGCCATCGCGTTGACGCTCGCCGTCGCGGTGGCCTGGACCTGCGCGTACGCGTGGTGGGTGAGCAGACATGACGGCCCGTTCGTCGGCCCGGTCGCCCTCGACGTCGCCGTGTTGCTGGGCGTCTGCCTGAGCCTGCTCTGGACCGACGCGCTGGTGGCGACCACCATGGGGTGGCTCCGGCTCCTGGTCGCCTTCGCCTGCATGACGTGGCAGTGGCACACCACACCGCTGACCGGCGCGGTCGCCGCTCTGGCCGCCGGCGGGGGGATGATCGCGATCACCGCCGCGGCCGGGATCCGCCCGACCGTCTCGCAGGTGTGGGTGCTCGCGGTGGCCGCGATGTCCAGGGCGACCTGGGTGCTCGTCGC
This is a stretch of genomic DNA from Saccharothrix ecbatanensis. It encodes these proteins:
- a CDS encoding SRPBCC family protein, which encodes MAQKTRNEVGHTRDAGWQIGVSKTVDHPVADVWDFITSPAGVAIWLGEGVTVSSELGAGYETAAGVRGETRGFRELDRVRLTWQPRDWTHDTTLQLTVSSAGEGRARLVVHQERLADATEREQQRRHWKGVVAALVEALTAFGDKPSG